The genomic interval GCTCGCCATCGGCCCGAAACGCAACGAGGACGCCCTGCGTACCGCCCTGGCCATGGGCGTCGACCGCGCCATTCACGTCGAGACCGAGGACCGGTTCGACGCCGTGACCCTCAGCCGCGTCGTCGCACAGATCGCGCAGACGGAGAACGTCAGCCTGATCCTGGTGGGCGGCCAGGAAGCCGACTGGGACTCCCAGGCCCTCGGCGCCGCCAGCGCCGAACGCCTCGGCTGGCCGCAGCTCACCTGGACGAACGAACTGAACATCGACGGGGAGACCCTCACCGGCCGCCACGACGTGGATGACGGCAACGAGACCTTCCGCGCCACCCTGCCCGCTGTTGTCACCACCCAGCAGGGCCTGAACGAACCCCGCTACCCCACGCTGCCGAACATCATGAAAGCCAAGAAGAAGGAACTCCGCAAGGATGACCCGGCCACCTACGGCCTCCAGGCGCGGGTCCGCACCGTGAATGCTGAGATCCAGACCCGCGCCCGCCTGAACCGCATGATTGACGGCAAGGACCCCCAGGCCGCCGCGCAGCAGCTGCTGGAGCTCCTGCGCAGCGAAGCGAAAGTCATCGCCTGACCCGCCGCACCCCGTCTCTCGCAACCCCAAAGGTGAACCCCTGATGATTCTGATCGTCGCTGAACACACCGCCGGTAAACTGGCGAAATCCACCCTGGAAATGGTCACCGCGGCCCGCGACTCGGGCCGTGAAGGGCCCATCACGCTGCTGGTCCTGGGGCAGAGCGTCGCGGGCGTCGCCACCGAGGCCGCCAGTGTCGCCGACCAGGTGCTGGTCGCGGACCTGCCGCAGCTCGCCACGTACAACGCCGAAGTCTGGGCCGCGGCCACCGCTCAGATCGCCCAGGAAGGCGAAGCCCACACGGTCATCATTGGCGGCAGCCGCTCGGGCCGCGAGTATGCGCCCCGCGTCGCCGTGAAACTCGACGCTCCCTACCTTGAGGACGCCACCCGGCTCAGCAGCAATGGCGCCGCCCTGCAGGCCCAGCGTTACACGTACCTGGCCCGCGTCACTGAAACTGTGGAGGCTGAGGGGCCCGTGATCGTCGTTACCGTCAAGCCCGGCTCCTTCGCTCCGGCCGGTGCGGCCGGGGTGGCCGGCGACCAGTACGACGTCGAACTGACCCTCCCTGCCCCCCGCGTGGAGGTCACCGGGAAGAGCGTGGAAAAGAGCAGCCGCGTGGCCCTGACCGAAGCGGACGTGATCGTTACCGGCGGGCGCGGCGTGGGCAGCCCCGAGAACTTCAGCCGGTTTGTGGAAGGCCTGGCCGACAACCTGGGTGCGGGCGTGGGTGCGACGCGCGCCGTGGTGGACGCAGGCTGGCGCCCCTACGCCGAGCAGGTCGGCCAGACCGGCAAGACCGTGCAGCCCAAGGCGTACATCGCGCTGGGCGTGAGCGGCGCCGTGCAGCACCTGAGCGGCATGGGCAAAAGCAAGAACATCATCGCCATCAACAAGGACGCCGAGGCGCCCATCTTCAAGGTCGCGGACT from Deinococcus taeanensis carries:
- a CDS encoding electron transfer flavoprotein subunit beta/FixA family protein, which gives rise to MNILTLVRQVPDAEARVKINAQQVDLEGATLVIDGMDEYGVEEALRLRESGAAVEQIIALAIGPKRNEDALRTALAMGVDRAIHVETEDRFDAVTLSRVVAQIAQTENVSLILVGGQEADWDSQALGAASAERLGWPQLTWTNELNIDGETLTGRHDVDDGNETFRATLPAVVTTQQGLNEPRYPTLPNIMKAKKKELRKDDPATYGLQARVRTVNAEIQTRARLNRMIDGKDPQAAAQQLLELLRSEAKVIA
- a CDS encoding electron transfer flavoprotein subunit alpha/FixB family protein; its protein translation is MILIVAEHTAGKLAKSTLEMVTAARDSGREGPITLLVLGQSVAGVATEAASVADQVLVADLPQLATYNAEVWAAATAQIAQEGEAHTVIIGGSRSGREYAPRVAVKLDAPYLEDATRLSSNGAALQAQRYTYLARVTETVEAEGPVIVVTVKPGSFAPAGAAGVAGDQYDVELTLPAPRVEVTGKSVEKSSRVALTEADVIVTGGRGVGSPENFSRFVEGLADNLGAGVGATRAVVDAGWRPYAEQVGQTGKTVQPKAYIALGVSGAVQHLSGMGKSKNIIAINKDAEAPIFKVADYGIVGDLNEIVPALIEASKR